The window GCAGGTCCACAGGCGCCGATCCGCCGGTATCTCTCCGGGACACCATCTGCATCTGCGGTGCCCGCGCTCGCACATCATCCGAAATCTTTCTCGCCACGTCTTCGGTGATCTCGATCGAGCCTTCCGGCATTAGTCGCTTCACGCCGTTGCAGGCGCGCGGAAAACCATCCTCGCCGTCCACCTGGAACCAGCCCATTTCTTCAGGTTCTCTCATTGTAAGCCTTCCACATGATTGCTTCGTCGATGCGTTGCGCGTGGTCGCTGTCGATCCAGACCGGCCCGCCATTGGCGGATCGTCGCCATGCGTCCCGGTAGGTTCGGTCGTTCGGAAGGTCGTCGATGTCGATAATCTCTAGGGCGCCGCCCAAATGCCCGCAGTCGCGCTCCGCAATGAGCTGGATCGCATCTCGTCGCGTGCAGCCGCCCGTTACCATCATCCGGCAATAGCGGTAGGCAGCCCGGGGCAGGACACCGCGCGCGATCATGCGATTGAACTGGACGATCCAGAACCACCACGGACGTCCGTGCCAGGGATGGAACGGATCTGTTGATCCGCGCATCAGGTAACTGATCCCGGACTCTGCCGGACACGTCACAGCCACCCGGCCGTTGGCGCGGGTGTCGAGAATGCGCTCACGCGTCATTGATCACCAAGGCCAGACCAGTGCCACGCCCCCGGGTCGCTCAGCCCGTCAGCGTCCTGACGCGTGGTACAGGCGAACTCGACGGCACCTGCGGATTGCCCCCCCGAAACGATCCCGGCAAACTGAATATTGCTGCCGCTCGCGTTCGTCAGGAGCGCAGCGCACGCCCAAGCGTTGCTTGAGAAATCTGTCGCGATGGTCGCCGTCAGATCCCCTACACCCGAATCGGTGATACTGGTCATATTGAACGACGCAACGAGACTAGGATTGCCGCCGGAAACGCTCGCCTTGCCCCACACGGACACGGCAGAGGGATGCCACTGCTGCGTGCCGGGCGTAACTGCAGTGTCGTTCGCCGCCGCGGCTTCCTGAGACGTTTGGTTGGCGACTTTCACCCGGCCAGCGCGGCCCGTCGTTGCGTTTTGCGAGACCCAAGCTGAATCCTGAAACTCATAGTAGAGGTTCTCGTCTTGCACGAAGACGAGCCAACCGCAGTCTGTGTACGGCGTAATGCTGACCCAGCCTGCCCCGGTGTAGAGCGCGATATCTCCCGTGGTGAAGGTTGACCACGAACCACCGACGCCCGTGAGGAGATAGGCTGATCCAGCGGCTGGCGATCCCGGAGACGTCGCCAGACGATCGACGATCGGAATGACGCCCTGGCTGTTTTTGATGAATGGGGTAGTGTGAGCTGAGACACGCCAGTTGCCGCCGTCCGACGTGATCTCGCAATCCTCGCCGTTCAGCGCCAGAGCAAACGACGCGCCGCCATAGGTCTTGGTGCCTTCGTTGATCGATTGCCCAGACCCGGACTTTCTGACGATGATTGCCTGGTTGGCCGATCCTGCGTGCTGGACCTTTATCTTCCATCCATTGGCGACATCGGTTGCGGAGGGCAGCGTCAGTGTCACGTTTCCAGATGAGCAATTGACCAGGAAGGTCGTGTTCTGGTCCTCTGGAAGTACGGTGTAACTCAGCGACTTCGTGACGACGGGGAATATTGCAGTGACGGCGACATCGACCGATGAGGCGGAAACCGTAGCTCCGGGGCGGTTGTCCTTGGTTTCGATGACGACGCCATTGGCGTCTTTGATGACGACCTTGTAATCGGCCGGTCCGACGAACACGTCGGTTTTTGCCGTTCCATTGGATGTTGGGCACCCAAGAGAATCGGTGACGACGGACGTTCCCAACTCGACAGAGAGGTCACGGTCGGCGTAAACGGTTTTAGGGTTGGTCGACTGAGCGTCGAAGAATTGAATGGTCGCCCCGATGATGGGAGCACCGGTTTCAGAGTCGGTTAGGCGATAGCCCGGAGGCCATACGGCAACGGCGTCGGTCATATGGGGGATTTCCTAATGTTCCGAGGCGATCCAGAGC is drawn from Hyphomicrobium methylovorum and contains these coding sequences:
- a CDS encoding DUF2793 domain-containing protein; amino-acid sequence: MTDAVAVWPPGYRLTDSETGAPIIGATIQFFDAQSTNPKTVYADRDLSVELGTSVVTDSLGCPTSNGTAKTDVFVGPADYKVVIKDANGVVIETKDNRPGATVSASSVDVAVTAIFPVVTKSLSYTVLPEDQNTTFLVNCSSGNVTLTLPSATDVANGWKIKVQHAGSANQAIIVRKSGSGQSINEGTKTYGGASFALALNGEDCEITSDGGNWRVSAHTTPFIKNSQGVIPIVDRLATSPGSPAAGSAYLLTGVGGSWSTFTTGDIALYTGAGWVSITPYTDCGWLVFVQDENLYYEFQDSAWVSQNATTGRAGRVKVANQTSQEAAAANDTAVTPGTQQWHPSAVSVWGKASVSGGNPSLVASFNMTSITDSGVGDLTATIATDFSSNAWACAALLTNASGSNIQFAGIVSGGQSAGAVEFACTTRQDADGLSDPGAWHWSGLGDQ